The Natrinema sp. DC36 genome includes the window TGGAACGATTCGCGGAGGCCGAACCGGAAAATCGAGCACGACCCTACCTGCTGTGTGTTGGACGCCTGGAGGAGTACAAGGGCATCCAGCATGTAATTCGAGCACTCTCGGAGTTACCCGAGTACGATCTAGCCGTTGCGGGGAGTGGTCCCCATCGAGAAGAGTTGGAACAGATCGCTCACGAGGAGGGTGTCGCTGACCGCGTCGACTTTCTCGGTTTCGTAGACAACGAGCGACTTCCGGGGTTGTACGCCGGAGCGGACGTGTACGTGACGCTCTCAACGTTCGAGGCATATGGGATGACTGTTGCGGAGGCGTTAGCAGCAGGGACGCCGTGTGTGGTGCGGGAGGCTAGTGCACTACAAGATTGGACGAGTGAATCTGCGGTCAAGGGTGTTTCTTCTACGTCGCCGGAGACAATCTCGAGTGCACTCCGCGAAGCACTATCGCAGACACCGGATAGCGACATCGAGACGTGGTCGGAAATAGCCACATCTCTCGCCGCTCAATTTCAAGATCATGAGAAGGGAAACAGCGATAAGGACTGCGTTCATACCTCCTGATTGTTATGAATTCGAACGTGTCTGTCGTCATTCCTTCTATTAAAGATAACGTGTTGACGCTGGAGAGTGTCCCCGAAGACGTTCCAGTGACCGTCGAACGCAAGGGATCGCTGAACGAGGCGCGCAACCGCGGGGTTCGGAACGCCGACACCGACATCGTCGCCATTCTCGACGACGACATCGCGTTCTCCGAAGAGTTGTTCGACGCGCTCGTCGAATCAGTGGACGAGGACGTGCTGCTCGGCGTGGCGGATTGGGAGTTCGGACTGGTCGCGGGACGCGTGATGATCTTCTATAAGTCGCTCTGGCGTGACGTTGGTGGCTTCGACGAGCGTCTTCGTAGCCACAACGGCGATACGGATTTCTCGCTGCGAGCCCACGATGCGGGATACTCCGTGAAGACGGTCCCACGAGATCTGTTCTGTCACAAGGACCACGAGCGCTCGATCACGACATGGGACCGCGCATGGCGACTGGCGTATCTCTCCAGGAAGCACGTCCGATATGCGCCGTACATCCTGAGTTCGACCGTTGCGTACAATCTCGGTTTGGAAGCAGGGGTAAGTAAGGAGCAGAGTCTGCCCCCATCGATTAGTCCTACGGTCGACGAACTTGAGATCGAGTAATGGACACCATCGCACTAACTGGTACCTTCAATACGTCCGACACCGGACCATCGCGGGTTTTAGAGGGGTTGTCGGGAGCGCTTGCAGATACTGGACTCGAGGTACACGCGTTTACGCACGGCGACCGAGACGAGCATCCTCACTCTGACGTGCACGTCACTCGTTTCGAGAAGACCCCGCAGTCGGTTCCTGGCTTCTTCTCCTACTTCAAGTGGGTTCGGAACCAGGTTCGTGACCTCGATCCAGACCTGGTTCACCCGCTCGAGGAGTACCCATTCGAAGCAGACGTCCGGACGGTGCAGTGGACGTCAGACAGTTACGAACGCTGGCGACTCTGCCGGGACGACTTCCGGGGATACGGCTATTTCGCAGGCGATATTCTGCTGAACGTAGCGAATCGAATCGGAGCAGCTCGGACAGACACAGTCGTCGCGTCGAGTCCGGAGACCAAGCGCCAGATGGAGAGGTATTGGAAATTTTCACCCGATACAGTGATTCCGCTCGGCATCGATGCTGAAACACGGACACCGCCATCCGAAGTTTCAGACCCACCATGTATTCTCCTGCCTGGTCGAATCACGCCGAAGAAAGGCCAGCGTGAGTTCTTGAAAGGGCTCGACCCAGAGAGCCGGGATTATCAGGTCGATATTGTCGGTGGTGTTAGTGATAGGGAGTACTGGGACTCAATGGCAGAGTGGCACGACCATCATCACGGGTTCGTCTCTCGAGGGGAGTTGACACAACTCTATAAGAATGCGGATGTTGTAGTAATACCGGCCATTCATGAAAACTTTTCGATGACAGCGTTAGAGGCGATCGCCAATGGTTGCCTGCTGGTTATCACGAATGCCTGTGGATTCGCATTGTTCAAGTCTGTTCAAGAATCAGAGGGGGTCACCATAGTTCCGAATGGCACAGAAACCGCGCCGGTTGTAAAACGATTAATACAAGAAATTGAGTTGAATAGGTTGAAGAGATCTTCATATAGTTTATCTCAGAATTTTACTTGGTATAAAATTGCTAGAGAATACAAGATAATTTATGGGAGATAGGGAAGATCGCTGGTTAAATACCAGTCATTAATTGACCTGTGATAGGAGAGAGTTAAATCGACCGACAAAGTTTGTCTCTTCCGTTCCTTCTTGATAGTCCATAGCAATTCTTCGACTCTCTTCACGTATGCTACGCAAATCACTTTCAGGACGTTTAAGATTCCTTTTCATAGCCGATCGAACCGATTCCTTCGTCGTATCAACGACTTGTTCTCGCGACACATCTGAGGTCAATTTTCGCGTTCCAGTATACTTACTAACAATAGTGGGAACACCGGCCATCATCGCTTCAATTGTCGAAACCGGGAACGGATCACAGTGTGCAGGGTGTATATGTAAATCAGAGGATGTAAAGAAATCTGGAAGCGATTCTACGAAGCCATGAACTAAAACACGTTCGCAATCCTGAAAGCGAGAGTTCTGCCCACGCCCAGCGATATGCAGTTCGTACTGTTCGAAATCCGCGACAATGTCCTTCCAAGCCTCTACAACCAATTCGACCCCTTTTCGAGGTCGGTTTTCAGCTAATACGGTTATCCATCTTCCTTGATTGGAGTGTTCAATCTGGGCAAACTCATTTGCACGCTCTTTTGGAACAAACGGATGGACTACTCGGGTGGGAATCTCAGCAAAATCTAGTATTTGATTCTCCAAGAGTTTCGAAACTGTAATTACTCCATCTACGTAGCGTCGTAATAGCTCTCGTAGCATTTTTCCATCCGCTGTCCTCTCAACAACACCAATTGGCCACTTTCTCCCCCATGCCATTCGAGGGTACTGCTTCGCCCCTAGAAATCGACAGGTAGCGTGAAGATAGATTATTGTGGAATTGGGGGCTTTACGCTTGAGTTTCGGCAAGAAATATAGATGTTTTGGTTTTTCTAGGAGGTATACATCTGATTCGGGGAGAGTACCTACGCGGAGCTGCGAGAGACCGTTACAAAATGTTTTATTTAGGGGACTAGGTAGTGAGGAGTATTCGAGATGTATGATCGAATCTGCAACAGAACTCATCCATTCTCGGTGAACTGGATGCACTTCCTCTTCTCCACTGGAGTTTTGAGAGAAGACAGCGGCAATAGACATAGCAGGAATCGTTGCTGGCTATTCTTAAATGATTCGGGAGCCACAGATTCCACCATATTATATAAATAAGGCCTCCAGTAATGGAATAGATTATACCGGAAGGGAATAATTGGTGGTACATGCACGGGAAATCGTCCTTGATACGTCGAATTCTAAGAATTCCCTACAATAGAGTGGCACGACCTTTTCTCCCCACTAAAATAGCAGTGTACAACGGTGTGCCAGTGAAGGAGGCCCCGCTTTTTGACCAAAAAGTGACCTTTCCAGAATATGAGGGAGCACTTATTGAGGCGGTTCGGAGATACGGGAGTAGGGGAGATAGTATTACACAGGTCGGGGGTGGGAAAGGTGTGTCTGCCGTAGCGTCTGCTCATGTTGTCGGGCCGAATGGAAACGTAATTGTCTATGAGGGTGGAAAAGATTATACAGACAAGATCCGACGAACTCTTGCTCTAAACGACGTTCAAGATATAGTTAAGGTTCGAACAAAAATTGTCGGGGAAGACCGCGATGTGTGGGGAAATTCTACTGGTGTAGAAACAATTCCTCCTGAGGAACTCCCCGACTGTGATTTGTTGATTCTCGATTGTGAAGGAGCGGAGCAAAAGATTCTCCCCCGAATTGAGTGTAATCCGGCAACGTTAATTGTTGAGACACACGGTGAACTAGGTTCGCCTACTGAGGATGTGAAGGAAAAAGTAAAGCAACGTGGATATAAAATTGAAGAAGTTTCACCCGAAGTACCCAAGGACGATATCTACGTCCTTACTGCCTCCCTGAACAAAAAGCGATAGTATAAATTCGCACACAACATTAGCACCATATGACCCGAATTGCTCTCGTCGTTCTAGATACTTTGCGGAAGGATGCGTTTGACGACCACTTTGACTGGCTTCCTGGCCATCGTTTTGAGAACGCTTGGTCTCCAAGTCATTGGACAGTTCCCGTGCATGGTTCACTATTTACTGGAAAATATCCGACTGAACACGGAAGTTTGGCAAACTCGAAACCGCTCACCTGTAGCGATTCAACACTGTCCGAGACACTGGTTTCGGAGGGATTCTCAACCAGAGGATTCTCTGCAAATCCATTTGTGACTCCTGCATTCAACTTCGATAGGGGATTCCAGACGTTTGACGGTTCTTTCGACAATCTCCCGATGTTCGACAAGATCCTCGACTGGAGAGCATTCCACGAGGAGTACGGAGACGAAGGAATCCGCCGATTTGGAAGAGCATTATTGAAATGTTTCCAGAAGGACGTAGACACCGCTCGGTCACTCAAGGTCGGTCTCCAAATAAAGCTGCGTGAAGCCAGAGACCGTCAAGATAAAGATAGTGGTATTACCGAAGCGATTGAGTGGCTCAAGAGTCAAAGACTCAATGAAGACGAATTTGTCTTTTTCAATCTAATGGAAGCACATGCTCCCTATGATATGATTCCTCAGGAGTATGTCTCTGGCTCGGCACCAAGTGAACTTGGTCTCCAGCACCACTTTGAACCGCTAGATGAATCTCAAACGGCTGAGGCATACAATGCAGCAGTCTCTTACCTCTCTGACGCCTATAGGAAATTGTTTGCAGATCTTACCAGGCGGATGGACTTTGTGATCACACTTGGAGATCACGGAGAGCTACTTGGGGAGCATGCGTACTACGGTCACGAATACGGTCTATTTCCTGAACTGACTCATGTCCCCTTGGCAGTATCAGGAGAGGGGTTGGAAAACACGGAACGTGATTCGGTGGTCAGTCTCCTTGATGTTTATCCGACTGTGCTCAAACTCGCCGGAATTCACTCTAATCGAAGAGGGGAGTCGTTATTAGAGGAGAAAAGGGGGAGCCGGACGTACCTGACTGAAGGTCACGGACTTCCCCAAGACAGAGTTCAGAAGCTTTCTAAAATGGGACACAATGTTGAGAGATACGATTCTGTATTCCGAGGTATCGTCACAACTGACGGCTACGAGTACGAATCCATAGATGGTTGGGAATTATGCGGCGCCCATACGTCAAATAAATTCAAGGATGAATTGGATGATCTTGTAGAACGGCTTGAAGAATCTTCTGAAACGTCGGATAGACCGGATATCTCACAAGCAGCACTTGAACGACTTAAAGCAAATGGCTATGCATGATGTGTTCCATTAGTAAGGTGAACTCTCGAAACTTCTGATGTGGAAAACATCAGAATGAGGCCGGTTTTAAATGTGATAGGCTTTTAACATAGCTCTTCTAACACAGGTTAATTAAAATGGGGTTGAATGAATGGGTTCACGAGTCAAAGGCAGAGGTCACTGAATTTGGCATCAGTGGTGCCCGGGGGGCTTTCTCGAAATTGATGGTCGGCGGTGCAAAGCGACTTGATCAATCCGTCAACTACGGAACGTCACAGTTTGAGCCGGATTGGGATGTGCTCATTCTCCTCGATAGCTGCCGACCTGACTACCTTCGGCAAGTGGACCAGGAGGAGGACTTCAACTGGATTAAGGAGATAGACACCCGATATTCGCCGGCGTCGTCCAGTATCGAGTGGGTGAACAAGTGTCTCAAAACGCTGCCGGCTGACGAAAAGGAGGAACTGGCAATCGTCTCCGGTAACGGATAGACCGAGCAGGAACTTGACGAATCAGAGTTCCACTCCGTAGAGACGCTCCTGGAGACGTACTGGGACGAAGAACGCGGCATTCTCCCGCCCGAAGTGGTTACGGATCACGCGATTCGCCGCTGGCGTGAGGATAATCCAGACCGAATGCTTGTCTGGTACATGCAACCGCACACGCCGCACCCGAGCATCAATATCGAGTACGAGTTTAACACCGATATGGGTGATGTGACAGTCGACTGGACGGAGACAGAGTACGCTCGTGTCGGGGTGCTGTCCGACGAGGAACTTCGAAGCGGGTACAAAGAGACGCTAAAACTAGGGCTAGAGGAGGTGGTGGTACTTGCGGAGAATCTCGCAGCGGACAACGTCTACCTCTCAGCCGACCATGCCGAACTCCTCGGGGAGTGGGGGCTGTATGAACATCCGAGGTGGGCACCGATTCCACGTCTGAAGCGCGTCCCCTGGGTCAAAGTTGACGCGAAAGACGACGGAACGAGAACCCCTGAAGCCATGGAC containing:
- a CDS encoding glycosyltransferase family 4 protein, translated to MSIAAVFSQNSSGEEEVHPVHREWMSSVADSIIHLEYSSLPSPLNKTFCNGLSQLRVGTLPESDVYLLEKPKHLYFLPKLKRKAPNSTIIYLHATCRFLGAKQYPRMAWGRKWPIGVVERTADGKMLRELLRRYVDGVITVSKLLENQILDFAEIPTRVVHPFVPKERANEFAQIEHSNQGRWITVLAENRPRKGVELVVEAWKDIVADFEQYELHIAGRGQNSRFQDCERVLVHGFVESLPDFFTSSDLHIHPAHCDPFPVSTIEAMMAGVPTIVSKYTGTRKLTSDVSREQVVDTTKESVRSAMKRNLKRPESDLRSIREESRRIAMDYQEGTEETNFVGRFNSLLSQVN
- a CDS encoding glycosyltransferase family 4 protein, with amino-acid sequence MRILFITHRYPPHTGGIETHVQEMATRLANCGHDITVFSADSGPNVSSENTDDGIRIRRFRSFSPGNAFYAAPQMALAIRCADADIVHAHNYHALSLFFAALGVTDEQFVVTTHYHGASASGIRDKLLSLYKPLGRWAIRQADEVVAVSEWEHSRLQEDFGVNATVIPNGLDVERFAEAEPENRARPYLLCVGRLEEYKGIQHVIRALSELPEYDLAVAGSGPHREELEQIAHEEGVADRVDFLGFVDNERLPGLYAGADVYVTLSTFEAYGMTVAEALAAGTPCVVREASALQDWTSESAVKGVSSTSPETISSALREALSQTPDSDIETWSEIATSLAAQFQDHEKGNSDKDCVHTS
- a CDS encoding glycosyltransferase family 4 protein, producing the protein MDTIALTGTFNTSDTGPSRVLEGLSGALADTGLEVHAFTHGDRDEHPHSDVHVTRFEKTPQSVPGFFSYFKWVRNQVRDLDPDLVHPLEEYPFEADVRTVQWTSDSYERWRLCRDDFRGYGYFAGDILLNVANRIGAARTDTVVASSPETKRQMERYWKFSPDTVIPLGIDAETRTPPSEVSDPPCILLPGRITPKKGQREFLKGLDPESRDYQVDIVGGVSDREYWDSMAEWHDHHHGFVSRGELTQLYKNADVVVIPAIHENFSMTALEAIANGCLLVITNACGFALFKSVQESEGVTIVPNGTETAPVVKRLIQEIELNRLKRSSYSLSQNFTWYKIAREYKIIYGR
- a CDS encoding glycosyltransferase encodes the protein MTLESVPEDVPVTVERKGSLNEARNRGVRNADTDIVAILDDDIAFSEELFDALVESVDEDVLLGVADWEFGLVAGRVMIFYKSLWRDVGGFDERLRSHNGDTDFSLRAHDAGYSVKTVPRDLFCHKDHERSITTWDRAWRLAYLSRKHVRYAPYILSSTVAYNLGLEAGVSKEQSLPPSISPTVDELEIE
- a CDS encoding sulfatase-like hydrolase/transferase, producing the protein MTRIALVVLDTLRKDAFDDHFDWLPGHRFENAWSPSHWTVPVHGSLFTGKYPTEHGSLANSKPLTCSDSTLSETLVSEGFSTRGFSANPFVTPAFNFDRGFQTFDGSFDNLPMFDKILDWRAFHEEYGDEGIRRFGRALLKCFQKDVDTARSLKVGLQIKLREARDRQDKDSGITEAIEWLKSQRLNEDEFVFFNLMEAHAPYDMIPQEYVSGSAPSELGLQHHFEPLDESQTAEAYNAAVSYLSDAYRKLFADLTRRMDFVITLGDHGELLGEHAYYGHEYGLFPELTHVPLAVSGEGLENTERDSVVSLLDVYPTVLKLAGIHSNRRGESLLEEKRGSRTYLTEGHGLPQDRVQKLSKMGHNVERYDSVFRGIVTTDGYEYESIDGWELCGAHTSNKFKDELDDLVERLEESSETSDRPDISQAALERLKANGYA